From the genome of Spinacia oleracea cultivar Varoflay chromosome 2, BTI_SOV_V1, whole genome shotgun sequence, one region includes:
- the LOC110790775 gene encoding pentatricopeptide repeat-containing protein At2g27610, giving the protein MLFPSCFSQAKRTQYLCLSFLHKFSTNSSSNTAINLGNDVLNEQEKGYHDFLKNVHQTSDLPHGKAIHAQIIKNCCFRSIFLQNFLLNMYLKFGDFDNAVNLFDEMPHRNVVSWSSFIAGFVRNGFAKQGLLYFSCMLDTVRPNEFTLVSALNACSSTGFVSQAYQVYSLVIRLGFQWNVFVRNAFLTALIRNGEVLDAIKAFDGCLDKDIVSWNAMMSGYLKFSPLQVPSFWLRMIREGVKPDGFSFSVVLSTLAAVGDDKFGMQMHGQLVKFGHGSETCVGNSVVDMYLKFGDFVNGLKAFREISCKNVRSWTSLATGFLTCGAPSKALELLGEMKMEGIRPNQFSLATTFKACANMASLGEGKKAHGLRIKLGSEMDICVDNSLLDMYVKCGCIDNAMVVFRRIKDGTTVTWTTMVMGFAQNGQALEALQIFDEMVTKGVKPNEISFVCVLYACSQGGLVEKGWKYFSLMTNQYGISPVEDHYVCMVDLLGRTGHIKEAEELISKMSCKAGPLVWKTLLGACHIYGDFEAGKRAAQCAMHLKQSDPSTYVLLSNMFAGLNHWEGAKTTRDMMNTRNVNKIEGTSSLIQVSI; this is encoded by the coding sequence ATGCTTTTTCCTTCTTGTTTTTCCCAAGCCAAGCGAACCCAATACTTATGTTTatcttttcttcataaattcTCAACAAATTCAAGCTCAAACACTGCCATTAATCTGGGAAATGATGTATTAAACGAGCAAGAAAAAGGGTACCATGATTTCCTCAAAAATGTCCACCAAACCTCAGATTTACCCCATGGAAAAGCAATTCATGCCCAGATCATCAAAAACTGTTGCTTCCGTTCCATTTTTCTCCAGAATTTTCTTCTCAATATGTACCTTAAATTCGGGGATTTTGACAATGCAGTCAACCTGTTCGACGAAATGCCCCACAGAAATGTTGTGTCTTGGTCTTCGTTTATTGCTGGATTTGTGCGCAATGGTTTTGCTAAGCAGGgtcttttatatttttcttgtaTGTTAGATACTGTGAGGCCTAATGAGTTCACTTTAGTTAGTGCACTTAATGCTTGCTCTTCTACTGGGTTTGTTTCTCAGGCTTATCAGGTTTACTCATTGGTTATTCGACTTGGATTCCAATGGAACGTTTTTGTTAGGAATGCATTTTTGACTGCTTTGATAAGGAATGGTGAGGTATTGGATGCTATTAAGGCTTTTGATGGGTGTTTGGATAAAGATATTGTGTCTTGGAATGCTATGATGTCTGGGTACTTGAAGTTTTCACCTTTACAGGTACCTAGCTTCTGGTTGAGGATGATTCGTGAAGGTGTAAAGCCTGATGGATTTTCATTTTCTGTGGTTCTTAGTACCTTGGCTGCTGTTGGTGATGATAAATTTGGAATGCAGATGCACGGTCAGCTTGTTAAGTTTGGCCATGGAAGTGAAACATGTGTAGGGAATTCAGTAGTTGATATGTATTTGAAGTTTGGGGATTTTGTTAATGGGCTTAAAGCTTTTCGTGAGATTAGTTGCAAGAATGTTCGGTCCTGGACATCATTGGCAACCGGCTTCTTGACTTGTGGGGCGCCAAGTAAAGCACTAGAACTCCTTGGAGAAATGAAGATGGAGGGTATACGGCCTAATCAGTTTAGTCTTGCCACTACCTTTAAAGCATGTGCTAATATGGCTTCTTTGGGTGAAGGGAAGAAAGCTCATGGTTTGAGAATAAAGCTTGGAAGTGAGATGGATATATGTGTGGACAATTCTCTGCTTGATATGTATGTCAAATGCGGATGTATTGATAATGCAATGGTGGTATTTAGGCGGATTAAGGATGGTACCACAGTTACATGGACTACTATGGTTATGGGATTTGCCCAAAATGGTCAAGCGTTGGAAGCTCTCCAAATTTTCGATGAAATGGTAACTAAGGGTGTCAAACCAAATGAAATTAgttttgtgtgtgttctttATGCTTGTAGCCAAGGTGGGTTAGTGGAAAAAGGATGGAAATATTTCTCTTTAATGACAAATCAATATGGAATTTCTCCGGTAGAGGACCACTATGTTTGTATGGTTGATCTGCTTGGAAGGACTGGACATATAAAAGAAGCAGAAGAGCTTATCTCAAAAATGTCTTGTAAAGCAGGACCATTAGTTTGGAAAACCTTACTTGGTGCCTGTCATATTTATGGGGATTTTGAAGCAGGAAAGCGTGCAGCACAGTGTGCAATGCATCTTAAGCAAAGTGATCCTTCAACGTATGTCTTGTTATCCAACATGTTTGCGGGTTTGAACCACTGGGAAGGAGCAAAGACAACGAGGGACATGATGAATACTAGAAATGTAAACAAAATTGAGGGAACCAGTTCATTAATACAAGTATCTATCTGA
- the LOC110790761 gene encoding putative F-box/kelch-repeat protein At3g17570 isoform X2: protein MDLSLLNNDISFNVLSRLPASILVQLKLVSKGWQHLISNPDFMRLQMKIAKPILISGYLFQEKYLYCEIDVEKVSYIPIRAKETRIYQNVLEFLPEKVTVLGSSNGLICCRSCLPSPDPLIYICNPASKKWVHVKWDRINMKDYIAFSFEPSSTSTLNPRTDYKLVRVFEVDVHTPGKEEFYFTFEIYNWERRVWVKSKEICHCEDSLCINQKVSVKGILYWLTDGRTVVMFDIANELSLLISLPIPFTEGIRTEICLGESNGKLYCVVISQEGILIWSLEECFSSNWDLRSFISFEVMEQENTQYLCNLAERVSTSVGEKVPWMEPLAFKDGT from the exons ATGGATCTGAGTTTACTGAACAATGATATCTCCTTCAATGTACTGTCTCGATTGCCTGCTAGTATATTGGTGCAACTAAAATTGGTCTCAAAAGGGTGGCAGCACTTAATTTCCAATCCTGATTTCATGCGCTTGCAAATGAAGATAGCAAAACCAATTTTGATTTCAGGATACTTGTTCCAGGAAAAGTATCTGTACTGTGAAAttgatgttgaaaaggttagctACATTCCCATTAGAGCGAAAGAAACTAGAATTTATCAGAATGTCCTTGAGTTTTTACCTGAGAAGGTTACTGTTTTGGGATCAAGCAATGGTCTAATTTGCTGTAGGAGTTGCCTCCCTTCACCTGACCCATTGATTTACATCTGCAATCCTGCCAGTAAGAAATGGGTGCATGTGAAGTGGGATAGAATCAACATGAAGGATTACATTGCTTTCTCTTTTGAACCATCTTCAACTTCCACATTGAATCCGAGAACAGATTACAAACTAGTAAGGGTGTTTGAAGTGGATGTACATACTCCTGGGAAAGAAGAGTTCTACTTCACCTTTGAGATATACAATTGGGAAAGAAGGGTGTGggtaaaatcaaaggaaatttGTCACTGTGAAGATTCCTTGTGCATCAACCAAAAGGTTTCGGTTAAGGGTATTTTATACTGGCTGACAGATGGTCGTACAGTTGTGATGTTTGACATTGCAAATGAGCTCTCTTTGCTGATTTCTCTCCCTATTCCTTTCACTGAAGGTATACGCACTGAGATTTGTCTTGGAGAATCTAACGGCAAGTTGTATTGTGTAGTGATATCACAGGAAGGCATTTTGATTTGGTCCCTTGAGGAATGTTTCAGCTCCAACTGGGATCTCAGATCCTTCATATCCTTCGAGGTAATGGAACAAGAGAATACACAGTATTTATGCAATTTGGCGGAAAGAGTTTCAACATCTGTTGGTGAAAAAGTCCCATGGATGGAACCATTGGCTTTCAAGGATG GTACCTAG
- the LOC110790761 gene encoding putative F-box/kelch-repeat protein At3g17570 isoform X3 → MDLSLLNNDISFNVLSRLPASILVQLKLVSKGWQHLISNPDFMRLQMKIAKPILISGYLFQEKYLYCEIDVEKVSYIPIRAKETRIYQNVLEFLPEKVTVLGSSNGLICCRSCLPSPDPLIYICNPASKKWVHVKWDRINMKDYIAFSFEPSSTSTLNPRTDYKLVRVFEVDVHTPGKEEFYFTFEIYNWERRVWVKSKEICHCEDSLCINQKVSVKVISQEGILIWSLEECFSSNWDLRSFISFEVMEQENTQYLCNLAERVSTSVGEKVPWMEPLAFKDGKLFLRVSNSAYSFDIQTRKICFLCEMLDLGHEFAGPTVIPYSVTMANP, encoded by the exons ATGGATCTGAGTTTACTGAACAATGATATCTCCTTCAATGTACTGTCTCGATTGCCTGCTAGTATATTGGTGCAACTAAAATTGGTCTCAAAAGGGTGGCAGCACTTAATTTCCAATCCTGATTTCATGCGCTTGCAAATGAAGATAGCAAAACCAATTTTGATTTCAGGATACTTGTTCCAGGAAAAGTATCTGTACTGTGAAAttgatgttgaaaaggttagctACATTCCCATTAGAGCGAAAGAAACTAGAATTTATCAGAATGTCCTTGAGTTTTTACCTGAGAAGGTTACTGTTTTGGGATCAAGCAATGGTCTAATTTGCTGTAGGAGTTGCCTCCCTTCACCTGACCCATTGATTTACATCTGCAATCCTGCCAGTAAGAAATGGGTGCATGTGAAGTGGGATAGAATCAACATGAAGGATTACATTGCTTTCTCTTTTGAACCATCTTCAACTTCCACATTGAATCCGAGAACAGATTACAAACTAGTAAGGGTGTTTGAAGTGGATGTACATACTCCTGGGAAAGAAGAGTTCTACTTCACCTTTGAGATATACAATTGGGAAAGAAGGGTGTGggtaaaatcaaaggaaatttGTCACTGTGAAGATTCCTTGTGCATCAACCAAAAGGTTTCGGTTAAGG TGATATCACAGGAAGGCATTTTGATTTGGTCCCTTGAGGAATGTTTCAGCTCCAACTGGGATCTCAGATCCTTCATATCCTTCGAGGTAATGGAACAAGAGAATACACAGTATTTATGCAATTTGGCGGAAAGAGTTTCAACATCTGTTGGTGAAAAAGTCCCATGGATGGAACCATTGGCTTTCAAGGATGGTAAGTTATTCTTAAGGGTCTCCAATTCTGCCTACTCTTTTGACATTCAGACAAGAAAGATATGTTTTCTGTGCGAAATGTTAGATCTTGGTCATGAGTTTGCTGGTCCAACAGTGATTCCGTATTCTGTCACTATGGCTAATCCGTAG
- the LOC110790761 gene encoding putative F-box/kelch-repeat protein At3g17570 isoform X1: protein MDLSLLNNDISFNVLSRLPASILVQLKLVSKGWQHLISNPDFMRLQMKIAKPILISGYLFQEKYLYCEIDVEKVSYIPIRAKETRIYQNVLEFLPEKVTVLGSSNGLICCRSCLPSPDPLIYICNPASKKWVHVKWDRINMKDYIAFSFEPSSTSTLNPRTDYKLVRVFEVDVHTPGKEEFYFTFEIYNWERRVWVKSKEICHCEDSLCINQKVSVKGILYWLTDGRTVVMFDIANELSLLISLPIPFTEGIRTEICLGESNGKLYCVVISQEGILIWSLEECFSSNWDLRSFISFEVMEQENTQYLCNLAERVSTSVGEKVPWMEPLAFKDGKLFLRVSNSAYSFDIQTRKICFLCEMLDLGHEFAGPTVIPYSVTMANP, encoded by the coding sequence ATGGATCTGAGTTTACTGAACAATGATATCTCCTTCAATGTACTGTCTCGATTGCCTGCTAGTATATTGGTGCAACTAAAATTGGTCTCAAAAGGGTGGCAGCACTTAATTTCCAATCCTGATTTCATGCGCTTGCAAATGAAGATAGCAAAACCAATTTTGATTTCAGGATACTTGTTCCAGGAAAAGTATCTGTACTGTGAAAttgatgttgaaaaggttagctACATTCCCATTAGAGCGAAAGAAACTAGAATTTATCAGAATGTCCTTGAGTTTTTACCTGAGAAGGTTACTGTTTTGGGATCAAGCAATGGTCTAATTTGCTGTAGGAGTTGCCTCCCTTCACCTGACCCATTGATTTACATCTGCAATCCTGCCAGTAAGAAATGGGTGCATGTGAAGTGGGATAGAATCAACATGAAGGATTACATTGCTTTCTCTTTTGAACCATCTTCAACTTCCACATTGAATCCGAGAACAGATTACAAACTAGTAAGGGTGTTTGAAGTGGATGTACATACTCCTGGGAAAGAAGAGTTCTACTTCACCTTTGAGATATACAATTGGGAAAGAAGGGTGTGggtaaaatcaaaggaaatttGTCACTGTGAAGATTCCTTGTGCATCAACCAAAAGGTTTCGGTTAAGGGTATTTTATACTGGCTGACAGATGGTCGTACAGTTGTGATGTTTGACATTGCAAATGAGCTCTCTTTGCTGATTTCTCTCCCTATTCCTTTCACTGAAGGTATACGCACTGAGATTTGTCTTGGAGAATCTAACGGCAAGTTGTATTGTGTAGTGATATCACAGGAAGGCATTTTGATTTGGTCCCTTGAGGAATGTTTCAGCTCCAACTGGGATCTCAGATCCTTCATATCCTTCGAGGTAATGGAACAAGAGAATACACAGTATTTATGCAATTTGGCGGAAAGAGTTTCAACATCTGTTGGTGAAAAAGTCCCATGGATGGAACCATTGGCTTTCAAGGATGGTAAGTTATTCTTAAGGGTCTCCAATTCTGCCTACTCTTTTGACATTCAGACAAGAAAGATATGTTTTCTGTGCGAAATGTTAGATCTTGGTCATGAGTTTGCTGGTCCAACAGTGATTCCGTATTCTGTCACTATGGCTAATCCGTAG